A stretch of Microcoleus sp. FACHB-68 DNA encodes these proteins:
- the rpsB gene encoding 30S ribosomal protein S2 → MAVVSLAQLLESGVHFGHQTRRWNPKMSRYIFTERNGVHIIDLVQTAQLIENAYDYMRNSSEQGKKFLFVGTKRQAAGIIAQEALRCGAYFVNQRWLGGMLTNWTTIKSRVDRLKELERLEETGALDLRPKKEASMLRRELGKLQKYLGGIKSMRKIPDIVVIVDQKREYNAVQECQKLDIPIVSLLDTNCDPDVVDIPIPANDDAIRSIKLILGKLADAIYEGRHGELDTVAEEDYEDYGDSDDEFDDDESYEGDSYTETDDEETEE, encoded by the coding sequence ATGGCAGTCGTTTCATTGGCTCAGCTATTAGAGTCAGGGGTTCACTTTGGGCATCAGACCCGCCGGTGGAATCCCAAGATGTCCCGTTATATCTTCACAGAGCGTAACGGCGTTCACATCATAGACTTAGTGCAGACCGCCCAACTGATAGAAAATGCATACGATTATATGCGGAATTCTTCAGAGCAGGGCAAGAAGTTTCTGTTTGTGGGCACAAAGCGTCAAGCTGCCGGTATTATCGCTCAAGAAGCCTTACGCTGCGGTGCATACTTCGTCAACCAACGCTGGTTGGGGGGAATGCTGACCAACTGGACGACGATCAAAAGTCGTGTGGATCGCTTGAAAGAACTCGAACGCCTAGAAGAAACCGGCGCACTCGATCTGCGACCCAAAAAAGAAGCCTCCATGCTGCGCCGCGAACTGGGCAAATTGCAGAAATATCTGGGCGGCATTAAAAGTATGCGGAAAATTCCAGATATCGTGGTGATCGTAGACCAGAAGCGGGAATACAACGCAGTACAAGAGTGCCAGAAGTTAGATATCCCCATTGTGTCGCTGTTAGATACGAACTGCGATCCCGATGTGGTAGATATCCCGATTCCGGCGAATGACGATGCCATCCGGTCGATTAAGCTAATATTAGGCAAACTCGCTGATGCCATCTATGAAGGGCGTCATGGTGAACTCGACACCGTAGCCGAAGAGGACTACGAGGACTACGGAGATAGCGACGACGAGTTTGACGATGACGAGAGCTATGAAGGCGACTCGTATACCGAGACCGACGACGAGGAAACTGAGGAATAA
- a CDS encoding response regulator yields the protein MKILLVEDDEHLALVLQAVLTEQHHTVDVAPDGQTGWALAETFTYDLVLLDVMLPNLDGISLCRRLRAAKMSMPILLLTAKHTSDDKVMGFDAGADDYVVKPFDPQELVARIRALLRRGSSPLPLVLEWGSLHLDPSTCEVKYEEQVLHLTPKEYGLLELFLRNSTRVFSRSAILEQLWSFEEPPAEETVRAHIKGLRQKLKGAGAPTDLIETVYGLGYRLKPLNTARSEDSGGLNEPLKVSHSIASEASNRHSGRTRGTATTLGPAAKPLTLNTAPAPSVPSATQQQTQAAVNRLWEQFKGPIKNRVNVIEDAIVALEKGRLSDELLKDAGHAAHKLSGSLGTYGFPEGSRLAQKLEHVFFSGSVSQDQVPQLFELVRALRAELEHKPLERSPAPAQLPSTSSNEPSVLLVIESDEQLTEQLVTEVRALGMRSKVAPDWTTARDAIASENSDVVVLDLSSAETASEGLQLLSELTNRSPSLPVLVITGRDGFADRLEVARRGGRAFLQKPVSSSQITDVVVDVLQRFHTHQSKVMIVDDDPHVQAALRTLLKPWGFKLTALEDPHQFWDTLESCMPDLLILDVEMPQLSGIELCQVVRNEPRWSGLPVLFLTAHTDADTVHQVFACGGDDYVTKPVVGPELVTRILNRLERTQLLRTMAETDPLTGLANRRKSIQDLNQLLRLGDRYNQPLCFAIIDLDHFKQVNDSYGHAAGDTVLRRLGEMLLRTFRSEDVVARWGGEEFIVGMYGMTKKHGVARLVEFLALWRQELFPDSNGSEFAVTFSAGVAEYPLEGSDLQLLYRCADKALYQAKAAGRNCIMPAIGN from the coding sequence ATGAAAATTTTACTCGTAGAGGATGATGAACACCTCGCGCTAGTGCTGCAGGCAGTCCTCACAGAACAACATCACACGGTTGATGTGGCCCCAGATGGCCAAACAGGTTGGGCTTTAGCAGAAACGTTTACTTATGACTTGGTCTTGCTAGATGTGATGCTGCCTAATCTTGATGGGATCAGTCTCTGCCGGCGTTTACGAGCTGCAAAGATGAGTATGCCGATTCTGCTGCTAACGGCGAAGCATACCAGTGATGATAAGGTCATGGGATTTGATGCCGGCGCTGATGACTACGTTGTCAAGCCTTTCGACCCTCAAGAATTGGTCGCTCGTATTCGAGCATTACTACGCCGGGGAAGTTCTCCGTTGCCCCTGGTACTGGAGTGGGGTTCACTGCACCTTGATCCCAGCACTTGTGAGGTCAAATATGAAGAGCAAGTCTTGCATCTGACACCGAAGGAGTACGGACTGTTAGAACTGTTTCTGCGAAACAGCACGCGCGTTTTTAGTCGCAGTGCTATTTTAGAACAGTTGTGGTCGTTTGAAGAACCACCGGCAGAGGAAACAGTCAGAGCACATATTAAAGGTTTGCGGCAGAAGCTTAAAGGAGCCGGTGCTCCCACTGATTTGATCGAGACGGTTTATGGTTTGGGTTATCGCCTCAAGCCCCTCAATACTGCGCGTAGTGAAGATTCAGGGGGGTTGAATGAACCGTTAAAAGTCTCCCATTCAATCGCTTCTGAGGCTTCAAACCGGCACTCAGGGCGAACGCGCGGCACGGCTACAACCCTTGGGCCGGCTGCGAAACCCTTAACACTCAACACCGCGCCGGCTCCAAGTGTCCCCTCAGCAACCCAGCAGCAAACGCAAGCGGCTGTCAACCGGCTGTGGGAACAATTCAAAGGCCCAATCAAAAACCGCGTAAATGTTATAGAGGATGCAATCGTTGCGCTGGAAAAAGGCCGGCTGAGTGATGAATTGCTCAAAGACGCTGGACACGCAGCCCACAAACTGAGCGGATCGTTAGGCACCTATGGTTTTCCAGAAGGCTCCAGACTGGCCCAGAAGTTGGAACACGTGTTTTTTTCGGGTTCGGTGAGTCAAGACCAAGTGCCGCAACTGTTTGAGTTAGTCAGGGCACTGCGGGCAGAACTTGAACACAAGCCACTTGAGCGCAGCCCTGCGCCGGCACAATTACCTTCCACTTCTTCCAATGAGCCTTCGGTGCTGTTGGTGATTGAAAGCGACGAACAACTGACTGAACAACTGGTGACAGAGGTTCGCGCTTTGGGGATGCGCTCAAAAGTCGCTCCAGACTGGACGACTGCCAGAGATGCAATTGCTAGCGAAAATTCTGATGTGGTGGTGCTTGATCTTTCCTCTGCTGAGACGGCTTCTGAAGGCTTGCAGCTGCTCAGTGAACTGACCAACCGTTCGCCATCTCTGCCGGTGTTGGTGATCACCGGCAGAGATGGATTTGCTGATCGGCTGGAAGTGGCCCGCCGGGGCGGACGTGCTTTTTTGCAAAAGCCGGTTTCATCGTCTCAAATCACAGATGTTGTAGTGGATGTGCTACAGCGTTTTCACACGCACCAGTCGAAAGTGATGATAGTGGATGATGATCCTCATGTGCAGGCGGCACTGCGAACGTTACTGAAACCTTGGGGGTTTAAACTGACGGCTTTAGAAGATCCCCACCAGTTTTGGGATACTCTGGAAAGTTGTATGCCCGATCTGCTGATTCTAGATGTTGAAATGCCTCAGTTAAGTGGGATTGAACTGTGTCAGGTGGTGCGGAATGAACCGCGCTGGAGTGGTCTGCCGGTGCTGTTCCTGACGGCGCACACGGATGCTGACACGGTGCATCAGGTGTTTGCTTGCGGGGGCGATGACTATGTGACGAAGCCGGTGGTAGGGCCAGAACTGGTGACTCGCATCCTCAACCGTTTAGAGCGGACTCAGCTACTGCGGACTATGGCGGAAACTGATCCGCTGACCGGCTTGGCAAATCGGCGCAAGTCAATTCAGGATCTTAACCAGTTATTGCGTCTAGGAGACAGGTACAATCAACCTCTGTGCTTCGCGATCATAGATTTAGACCATTTTAAGCAGGTTAATGATTCGTACGGTCATGCTGCCGGCGATACGGTGTTGCGCCGGCTGGGAGAAATGCTGTTGCGGACATTCCGCAGTGAAGATGTTGTGGCTCGTTGGGGCGGCGAAGAGTTTATTGTGGGAATGTACGGCATGACGAAAAAACATGGGGTGGCACGGTTGGTGGAATTTTTAGCTTTATGGCGGCAGGAGTTGTTTCCTGACTCAAATGGTAGTGAGTTTGCGGTGACGTTCAGTGCCGGTGTGGCGGAATATCCTCTGGAGGGTAGTGATCTGCAACTGCTTTACCGCTGTGCCGATAAAGCACTTTACCAAGCCAAAGCTGCCGGTCGTAATTGTATAATGCCGGCTATTGGCAACTAA
- a CDS encoding glycosyltransferase codes for MFFSVVIPTYNRRPILEKCLKALECQQLIRNSAVAGYEVVVVDDGSSDRTLEWLAEHSDEFPHVRTFSQNHQGPAAARNLGVEKAAGDTIIFIDSDLVVTETFLQAHADALVQGTQEFDRVFTYGRVINTCNFDNPTSEPYKLTDFSAAYFATGNVAISRQWLEKAGLFDTRFQLYGWEDLELGVRLKQLGLKLIKCPDAVGYHWHPPFSLSQLPNLIDKEIQRGRMGVLFYQKHPTWEVRMMIQMTGLHRLLWGILSLGGTLNERTMAAFLQWLIDQGKPQLALEIARIFLNWYNVKGVYAAYAEAQHKQ; via the coding sequence GTGTTTTTCAGCGTTGTTATTCCCACTTATAATCGCCGGCCTATTCTAGAAAAGTGCCTAAAAGCTTTGGAATGTCAGCAGCTTATTCGTAATAGCGCTGTCGCCGGCTATGAAGTTGTGGTGGTCGATGATGGTTCAAGCGATCGCACCTTAGAATGGTTGGCGGAACACTCAGATGAGTTTCCCCACGTTCGCACCTTTTCTCAAAACCACCAAGGGCCGGCTGCTGCGAGGAATTTGGGGGTGGAAAAGGCTGCCGGTGACACAATTATTTTTATTGATAGCGATTTAGTTGTTACTGAAACTTTCCTGCAAGCACACGCAGACGCACTCGTTCAGGGAACTCAGGAATTTGATCGCGTCTTTACCTACGGACGCGTTATCAATACTTGCAACTTTGATAACCCCACCTCTGAACCTTACAAACTCACCGATTTTTCAGCCGCCTATTTTGCCACCGGCAATGTCGCCATCTCCCGTCAATGGTTAGAGAAAGCCGGCTTATTTGATACCCGCTTTCAACTCTACGGATGGGAAGATTTAGAACTCGGTGTCAGACTCAAACAACTAGGATTAAAACTCATTAAATGTCCTGATGCTGTGGGCTATCACTGGCATCCACCCTTCTCTTTATCCCAGCTTCCTAACTTAATTGATAAAGAAATTCAACGGGGTCGTATGGGTGTTTTGTTTTATCAGAAACATCCCACCTGGGAAGTACGAATGATGATTCAAATGACGGGGTTGCATCGGCTGCTTTGGGGAATTCTTTCTCTCGGCGGCACCCTCAACGAACGCACAATGGCGGCGTTTTTGCAATGGTTAATTGACCAAGGGAAACCCCAGCTTGCTTTAGAAATTGCCCGAATTTTTCTCAACTGGTACAACGTAAAAGGAGTTTATGCCGCTTATGCAGAAGCCCAGCACAAACAATAA
- the tsf gene encoding translation elongation factor Ts, protein MAEISAKIVKELREKTGAGMMDCKKALTENDGDLAKASEWLRQKGITSADKKSGRVAAEGLVGSYIHTGGRVGVLVEVNCETDFVARREEFQNLVRNIAMQIAACPNVEYVKVDEIPSDVAEKEKAIEMGRDDLGNKPENIKEKIVLGRIEKRLKEMSLMDQPYIRDQNITVEELVKQAVSQLGENIQVRRFVRFVLGEGIEKQESNFAEEVAAQMGSK, encoded by the coding sequence ATGGCGGAAATATCTGCGAAAATCGTCAAAGAGCTGCGTGAAAAAACCGGCGCTGGCATGATGGATTGCAAAAAAGCGCTGACAGAAAATGATGGCGATCTAGCCAAAGCGAGTGAATGGCTGCGGCAAAAAGGCATCACCTCAGCGGATAAAAAATCTGGACGCGTGGCAGCAGAAGGACTGGTCGGCAGCTACATCCACACCGGCGGTCGAGTTGGTGTGCTGGTAGAAGTTAACTGCGAAACCGACTTTGTGGCCCGTCGCGAAGAGTTCCAAAACTTGGTGCGCAATATTGCCATGCAAATTGCCGCTTGCCCGAACGTAGAGTACGTGAAGGTAGACGAGATCCCATCAGACGTGGCCGAGAAGGAAAAAGCGATTGAAATGGGCCGCGACGATTTGGGGAACAAGCCAGAAAATATCAAAGAAAAGATCGTTTTAGGCCGGATTGAGAAGCGCTTGAAAGAGATGTCTTTGATGGATCAACCCTATATTCGGGATCAAAATATCACCGTTGAAGAATTGGTGAAGCAAGCCGTCTCCCAACTGGGTGAAAATATCCAGGTGCGTCGCTTTGTGCGGTTTGTGCTGGGTGAAGGCATCGAAAAGCAAGAGAGCAACTTTGCTGAAGAAGTGGCTGCTCAAATGGGTAGCAAATAA